In a single window of the Sesamum indicum cultivar Zhongzhi No. 13 linkage group LG16, S_indicum_v1.0, whole genome shotgun sequence genome:
- the LOC105178656 gene encoding protein disulfide isomerase-like 2-3, giving the protein MHKSSLFPLLFLLLIILEHGGNLRGVFALYGPSSPVVQLNPNNFKSKVLNSNGVVLVEFFAPWCGHCQALTPTWEKVANVLKGVATVAALDADAHKSLAQEYGIRGFPTIKVFAPGKTPLDYQGARDVKPIADFAYQQIKALLKERLNGKSAEGSSQKSEPSASIELNSRNFDELVIKSKELWIVEFFAPWCGHCKKLAPEWKKAANNLKGQVKLGHVDCDAEKSLMSRFNVQGFPTILVFGANKESPFPYEGARSASAIESFALEQLETNAAPPEVTELTSPDVMDERCGSAAICFIAFLPDILDSKAEGRNKYLKLLLSVAEKFRKSPYSYLWVAAGKQPDLEKHVGVGGYGYPALVALNLKKKAYAPLKSAFERDHIIEFVKAAGRGGKGNLPLEGSPEILKTEPWDGKDGQIIEEDEFSLSELMGDDNGSKDEL; this is encoded by the exons ATGCATAAATCTTCATTGTTCCCACTCTTATTTTTGTTGCTGATAATTTTGGAGCACGGTGGAAATTTACGTGGTGTTTTTGCATTATACGGGCCGTCGTCCCCCGTTGTGCAGTTAAATCCTAACAATTTCAAGTccaag GTTCTAAATTCAAATGGCGTAGTTTTAGTTGAGTTCTTCGCGCCATGGTGTGGTCATTGTCAAGCATTGACACCCACGTGGGAGAAGGTGGCTAATGTCTTGAAAGGTGTAGCAACCGTGGCGGCACTTGATGCCGATGCTCATAAGTCACTTGCACAG GAATATGGAATTAGAGGCTTTCCTACCATTAAGGTCTTTGCACCAGGGAAAACCCCTCTAGATTATCAAGGTGCTAGGGATGTCAAGCCCATTGCTGACTTTGCATATCAACAG ATCAAAGCGCTCCTGAAGGAACGTCTAAATGGGAAATCAGCAGAAGGATCGAGTCAGAAGTCAGAGCCCAGTGCATCAATTGAACTGAACTCACGtaattttgatgaattggTAATCAAAAGTAAGGAACTCTGGATTGTGGAGTTCTTTGCTCCTTG GTGTGGGCATTGTAAGAAGCTTGCTCCTGAGTGGAAGAAGGCTGCAAATAATCTCAAGGGCCAGGTGAAGTTGGGTCATGTAGATTGTGATGCAGAAAAA TCTTTGATGAGCAGGTTCAACGTGCAAGGCTTTCCCACGATCTTGGTGTTTGGTGCCAACAAAGAGAGTCCATTCCCATATGAAGGTGCAAGATCAGCATCAGCAATTGAATCATTTGCTTTGGAGCAGCTGGAAACAAATGCTGCCCCTCCTGAAGTGACTGAGTTGACAAGCCCG GATGTTATGGACGAGAGATGTGGTTCGGCTGCCATCTGCTTTATTGCCTTCCTCCCCGACATTTTGGACTCCAAGGCTGAGGGTAGAAATAAGTACCTCAAGCTTTTGTTATCGGTTGCGGAGAAGTTCAGGAAGAGCCCTTACAG TTACCTCTGGGTTGCGGCGGGTAAGCAGCCCGATCTCGAAAAGCATGTCGGAGTTGGAGGCTACGGATATCCGGCTTTGGTTGCTCTAAACCTGAAGAAGAAAGCTTATGCCCCACTTAAGAGCGCATTTGAGCGCGACCACATCAT AGAATTCGTGAAAGCAGCTGGACGGGGTGGAAAAGGCAATTTGCCTCTGGAAGGCAGCCCGGAGATTCTGAAGACCGAACCATGGGACGGTAAAGATGGACAAATCATTGAAGAAGACGAATTCTCCCTCAGCGAACTTATGGGGGACGACAATGGTAGCAAGGATGAGTTATAG